A genomic window from Neoarius graeffei isolate fNeoGra1 chromosome 5, fNeoGra1.pri, whole genome shotgun sequence includes:
- the si:ch211-105c13.3 gene encoding protein S100-A16: MESAIKTVVGQFLSSARGKESLNKPNFQKLVQRQLGNIMADTDSSSAVKDMMQGLDENQDGKVSFQEYMTLIGYLANSLSESKTKTQTATN; encoded by the exons ATGGAGTCAGCTATCAAGACCGTGGTTGGGCAGTTCCTGAGTTCAGCCCGTGGGAAAGAGAGTCTCAACAAGCCCAATTTCCAAAAGCTGGTCCAGCGTCAACTGGGGAACATCATGGCT GACACAGACAGCTCATCAGCAGTAAAGGATATGATGCAAGGACTGGATGAGAACCAGGATGGGAAGGTCAGCTTCCAAGAGTACATGACCCTGATTGGCTACCTGGCCAACTCCCTGAGTGAAAGCAAAACTAAAACTCAGACTGCCACCAACTAA
- the s100t gene encoding S100 calcium binding protein T isoform X1: MEEEEEEEQGKKRMRGGMSALNSENATTLENAMQLMIQTFHKYSGNEGDKYTLSKSELKDLLTQELGNYLGNAQDKDAVEKVMGDLDSNNDGEVDFTEFVILVGALTVACNDFFQEYNTDKGAKTD; encoded by the exons atggaggaggaggaggaggaggagcaggggAAGAAGCGGATGAGAGGAGG AATGTCTGCCCTGAACTCAGAGAATGCCACCACCCTGGAGAACGCCATGCAGTTGATGATCCAGACCTTCCACAAGTACTCTGGTAATGAGGGGGACAAATACACACTCAGCAAGAGCGAGCTCAAAGATTTGCTTACCCAGGAGCTAGGGAACTATCTGGGG AATGCACAGGACAAGGATGCTGTAGAGAAGGTGATGGGTGACCTGGACTCAAACAATGATGGTGAGGTGGACTTTACAGAGTTCGTCATCCTAGTTGGTGCACTTACCGTGGCCTGCAATGACTTCTTTCAGGAGTACAATACAGATAAAGGTGCTAAAACGGATTAG
- the s100t gene encoding S100 calcium binding protein T isoform X2: MSALNSENATTLENAMQLMIQTFHKYSGNEGDKYTLSKSELKDLLTQELGNYLGNAQDKDAVEKVMGDLDSNNDGEVDFTEFVILVGALTVACNDFFQEYNTDKGAKTD, from the exons ATGTCTGCCCTGAACTCAGAGAATGCCACCACCCTGGAGAACGCCATGCAGTTGATGATCCAGACCTTCCACAAGTACTCTGGTAATGAGGGGGACAAATACACACTCAGCAAGAGCGAGCTCAAAGATTTGCTTACCCAGGAGCTAGGGAACTATCTGGGG AATGCACAGGACAAGGATGCTGTAGAGAAGGTGATGGGTGACCTGGACTCAAACAATGATGGTGAGGTGGACTTTACAGAGTTCGTCATCCTAGTTGGTGCACTTACCGTGGCCTGCAATGACTTCTTTCAGGAGTACAATACAGATAAAGGTGCTAAAACGGATTAG